The Mya arenaria isolate MELC-2E11 chromosome 16, ASM2691426v1 genome includes a window with the following:
- the LOC128222412 gene encoding uncharacterized protein LOC128222412 → MAAPRRLRMALLEHELAQARFQYNLVLAAILEAAERERQRARRRERRWWVRAWIIRRPLFGQYETLTKELEAEHAADFKAFLRMEPQMYYELLNRVGPRITKITTHQTPLDLGLKLAITLRFLATGSRYHDLAFAFCVPHNTIALFILEVCQAIYDVYEDEMWATPQTEDEWRPVAEGFGDRWNFPHCCGVIDGKHVAIKKPPKSGSLYYNYKGFFSIVMLAVVDSNYKFIWVDVGSPGSCSDAGIFNRSRLEPGLREGTIGLPQPDSLPNDDRDTPGLLNGRRRRLPPSAIHVKALPSSSPGTGRADLQLPVFQGTPCG, encoded by the exons ATGGCTGCACCGAGGAGACTTCGAATGGCACTGCTCGAACACGAACTGGCTCAAGCAAGGTTCCAGTACAACCTGGTCCTGGCGGCAATACTAGAAGCCGCCGAGAGGGAGCGACAGAGGGCCCGCAGAAGAGAAAGACGCTGGTGGGTGCGAGCGTGGATCATACGCAGACCCCTTTTCGGCCAGTACGAGACTCTCACGAAGGAACTCGAGGCCGAGCACGCTGCCGACTTCAAAGCCTTCCTCCGCATGGAGCCACAGATGTACTATGAGTTGCTTAACCGAGTTGGCCCCCGCATTACCAAGATTACAAC GCATCAAACCCCCTTGGACCTTGGGCTGAAGCTGGCAATCACCTTGAGGTTTTTGGCGACCGGAAGCAGGTACCACGATCTTGCGTTTGCGTTTTGTGTCCCACACAACACCATCGCCCTTTTCATCCTCGAGGTGTGTCAGGCCATCTACGACGTATACGAGGATGAGATGTGGGCCACTCCCCAGACAGAAGATGAATGGCGCCCGGTGGCCGAGGGATTCGGAGACAGGTGGAACTTCCCCCACTGTTGTGGCGTGATCGATGGGAAACACGTCGCAATCAAGAAGCCCCCCAAGAGTGGCTCACTCTACTACAACTATAAAGGCTTCTTTTCTATCGTCATGCTTGCGGTGGTAGACTCGAACTACAAGTTCATCTGGGTGGATGTGGGGTCACCAGGGTCGTGTTCCGATGCCGGCATCTTTAACCGGTCGCGGCTAGAGCCAGGTCTTCGTGAGGGAACGATCGGACTCCCCCAACCGGATTCCCTGCCTAATGACGACCGGGACACACCGGGACTACTAAATGGTCGGAGACGACGCCTTCCCCCTTCGGCAATACATGTTAAAGCCCTACCCTCATCGTCACCTGGCACGGGACGAGCGGATCTTCAATTACCGGTGTTCCAGGGCACGCCGTGTGGTTGA